Below is a window of Streptomyces genisteinicus DNA.
GTTCAGCCCGCGAAGGCGTCGCGCACCGCCTCGTACTCGCGGGTCCACCAGACCACCAGGGCCGACACCGCGGGAAACTGCGGGTCGGCCCTTCGGTCGTCGAGCTCGTAGCGCCAGCGCAGTATCCAGAAGTCGTTGAGGCGTTCCCACCAGACGCGGTGGGCGGCGGCGGCCATCTCCTCGGCGTCCGCCCCGGCCGCCCGCCGGTAGGCGCGGGCGTAGGCCCGGACCTTCGGCAGGTCCAGCTGGCCCGCCGGCTGGACGAAGAAGATGGCGGCGGCCCGGACCGCCTCCTCGGCCCGGGGCTGCACACCGAGCCGGTCCCAGTCGACGATCGCGGCGGGCTCGGCGCCCCGGTAGAGCAGGTTCAGCGGATGGAAGTCGCCGTGCACCCAGCAGCCGGCCCGGCCGGGCGGCGGGCGCCGGTCCGCGTGCTCCTCCAGCAGGGCGCGGCGCTGGAGCAGCCGGTGCTCGGCGAGGGTGTCGAAGGAGTCGCGGGGCCTCGCGGCACGGGCCAGCCGCAGCAGGGACTCGATCAGGGAGAAGGTCTCCTCGGGGTCCGCACTCGCGTACGGGGCCTGGCCTCCCGGCTGTTCGGCGGGGTCCATGACCTGGGCGAGGAGGGTGTGCACCATGCCGAGCAGCGAGCCGAGGCGCTCGGACTGGCCGGCGGTGAGCTGGGCGCCGTCGCGGTGACGCCCGTCGATCCAGGGGTGGAGGGCGTAGCAGCGGCCGCCGATGACGGCGACGGTGGATCCGCCGGAGTCCTCGACGGGTGGCGCCACGGGTAACCCGAGGGCCTGGAGGCGCCACGTGGCCCGGTGCTGGCGGTCGATGGCGTCGTGGTCGCCGTCGAGGTGGTGCTTGAGGAAGTACGCCCCTCGGGTGGTGGCGAGGCGGTAACCGCGGTTCAGGAGCCCCAGGGCGACCGGACGGCAGGAGAGCGGTTCGCCCACGTCGGTGTAACGACGCAGCAGAGGAACGAGAGGCGGATCGGTAACAGATGAGCGCGGCACCTGTCAGATGATAGATCACTCAGCGTGTCGTCATGGATGCTCTTCGACATAGTCCACGGTGTGCACGGTCACGAACTGCGGATCGATACGGAGATGGACCGGACGGAAGTCCTGGCCGTCGATCCGGTGCGGCCGTGCCCCGAACCGCAGCACCTGCTCCTCGGACGGCTCCGTGATCCGGGCGGTGCCGGTGAACTGCACCGACCACAGGGCGGCCGCGCCGGTGTTCAGATTGTCCGCCCCGTAGGCGACGACGCTGCCGTTGCAGGCGTGGTGGTAGTCGAAACCGCCGTGCATGCGCAGTAGTACGGCGCCGTCCTCGACGATGTGGTGGGCCGGTGCGACGAAGGGCATCGCCCGCATGCTGGTGGCCAGCCGCCCGTACCCGACACGGGTGAGCAGCTCGATGGCGCGGTGGTCGTCGATCGGCATGGCTTCCACTGTCCGGCACCGCCAGGGGCCGCAGAAGGGCATCCCGGCCCGATCCGGCCCGGGTCCAAAGTCCCGGCCCGTCCGTCCCGGAGGCGTGCGCCCGGCGGGCCCGCGCCGCCCGAACGGGTGACACCGCGCGCCGTCGTCGCGCTGACGCGCCCCCGGGCTCCCGGGCGGACGGGGGG
It encodes the following:
- a CDS encoding phosphotransferase → MPRSSVTDPPLVPLLRRYTDVGEPLSCRPVALGLLNRGYRLATTRGAYFLKHHLDGDHDAIDRQHRATWRLQALGLPVAPPVEDSGGSTVAVIGGRCYALHPWIDGRHRDGAQLTAGQSERLGSLLGMVHTLLAQVMDPAEQPGGQAPYASADPEETFSLIESLLRLARAARPRDSFDTLAEHRLLQRRALLEEHADRRPPPGRAGCWVHGDFHPLNLLYRGAEPAAIVDWDRLGVQPRAEEAVRAAAIFFVQPAGQLDLPKVRAYARAYRRAAGADAEEMAAAAHRVWWERLNDFWILRWRYELDDRRADPQFPAVSALVVWWTREYEAVRDAFAG
- a CDS encoding pyridoxamine 5'-phosphate oxidase family protein, with translation MPIDDHRAIELLTRVGYGRLATSMRAMPFVAPAHHIVEDGAVLLRMHGGFDYHHACNGSVVAYGADNLNTGAAALWSVQFTGTARITEPSEEQVLRFGARPHRIDGQDFRPVHLRIDPQFVTVHTVDYVEEHP